DNA sequence from the Aptenodytes patagonicus chromosome 13, bAptPat1.pri.cur, whole genome shotgun sequence genome:
GGTGTGTTCTTGTCCACCTGAGTGGAGCAGACCCGGTGTAGGCGCTGGCGAGCGTGGGCTCTTACTAGCAATAGTGCACACTGCAAAGATACCCAAGTGTTGCAGGAGTAATGACATTCCTTAACTAGCACCCAGATAACTGGTATCTGAAGATGACCCTTAGATAGAATTAAAATGTCTTCTCTAAAGCAGAGCAAAGAGGTTAAATTTTTGCTACCAACTTGGCAAACTCTTCAGGGATATTACTGGGGATCTATACAGGGCTGCAGAACTGGGGACTTGTGTGCTGCTTCTCCAGGGCACATAAGGGCTGAAGCCTTCTCAGTACTTGTGTAGCTTGCATCACCTTGAAGCGCAGTCACCTCCATCCACACAGGTGTCCTTGGCATGGACATACAACCCTGTCAGCAGGCCTGTAATCCTTCCAAGTGGAACTAGACATATGCATTTCTAAGAGGGGAGACACTAATGTATCTACCAAAGCTTTGAGCCTAAAGCTGATGAATGGCTACTCTACGGCTGGCTTGATTAAATGGCCATTAAAGATGATGTAAACATCAGACTCCTCGCTATAAATGGCATTTTCTCGCTCCCGCTTGAACATCCTCACCCAGacctcctctccttcctgaaGGTCCAGCATCAGGCTCTGGCTCTGCATGATGCTCCGGTCGCTGGGCTGGGCGTAGAGGATGGCCACCTCTTTCTCATTCTTCATCAAGTGCAGGTAGGTCTCCTTGAAGTTCCAGGTGTGAACGTTGAGGCTGAAGTAGTAGACTCCTGCCACATAGCAGAAGAACTTCCCCGAGAACATGTTGAAGTGCTTGTAGAGGTTCACGAACTCGGTGTCAAAAGTGACGTGCTGGAAGTAGTCTGAGCTATGAAGGGGTTTTCTCCGACCCACTGAGAAAGCAGCGTAGAGCTGCTTGCAGGAATGGCCTTGTGGGCCAGGCTGGCCTTTCTGTCCCTTCCGCCCATTGAGGCCACGTagccctctttctccttccttcccaacTGCTCCAGGGTAccctttctctcccatttcacCCTTCTCACCTGCGAGCATAAAGGAAAGCTTTGTCAAACACAAGCATGCGAAGCCCAAGCTGCAGACATGTCCTGCTGGAGACAACCAGCAAAGCAGCTGTGCTAAAACACTTTCCCAGCACAGATATCTGGAAGCATTGGTCAGACACAAGCACCCTCTTAATTCTCAGAAGGATAAAAATGCCAGGTGAAAGCTTGGCTCCACTGAGCTTGCGGTGCCAACGTTCAATGCCCAGTAGTGGAACTCCATGGCTTGACCAGACTGGCTACACGAGTCCAGTATTCATGAACCCAGCCCCTCCGTGCAGAAGTTTGGGCAAGAAAAGTTACTGATTTTGCTGAGGTCTGATTTGGGCCCGGGAGAGGTGGTTGGGTTTGTCTGGTCTGCATATCCCTGCTCACAGGACTCCCTGGCACATCTCCCATATTACATGCCTAATTTGTGTTTGCCTGCCTTACTGAGACAAAAAATGTGCAATGGAAAAAGTGAGTGTCTTTCCCAGTTTCTAACTCTACCATTTAGTAATTCTGTGACAACATTTGCATCTGGTTTTTAGTGTGACCTAACTTGAGCTTCCAGTGATTCTGGTTTTTGGTGGATTATAGCCTTTTGccaactcttcccgcttgcacaCATTTACAGCCTGTGCCATGTCACCCCTTGACCTTCTGGGTAAATAAAGTGGATGAGTTTCTTAGTGTAGGGAGGAGCACAGCTTGCAAAATTAGGGTGAGCAAGTAAGAAAAAGGATGTTATCACAGTAGTCAGCTTTACCCACCTTTGAGGATGGTGATATCTATAGTGGGCTGGACTTTGGGTACTGAATAGGCAGGGTCGCTGCTCATCCTTGTGTATCGTGAGGAGATGATGGAGACGGGCTGCTCTGAAGGCCCGCAGCATCGCACGCACGAGAGGCGCCGCGGCTCCCGTCTCGGCAGACCCTTTTCCAGCACGGCACCGACGTTCGCCGTGGACACCAAAAGCAGGAGAAACACAGCGCTCATCTTCAGCGGAGCCAGCTGGACTGAGCAAAGGAACAGAAATCATTAATATGGCGATTCAAATCAGAGCTTCTGATGGGCCATCTGTTAATGTTACTGCAAGGTGCATTTCTTCTGATTAATTATTAGCTTATCTTCTAGTGGCACCAGGAGACTCCAGGTAGGAAGGGTGCCCCATTGCGTACTGTTTACAAGCAATGGAAAAGGCAATCCCTGTCTCTCATTACCTACAGTTGAAATATCTGACAGGAGACACCAGGTAAacgaaaggggaaaaaaaaaaaacccacaaaacccgcTGAGATCGGAAGCGAAGTCTGAGATGCTTAAAGTTGTCATAGCAAGCTCTGCTCAAGGCACACTCGCTGCCTGGCTGCTGTTGGAACAGCCCTTGCAAAAGATGCTGGGTAAAAGATTCCAAGTGTTGCTCTGTTGGTTACGGTTTCTTGCATTGCCATTCTGAAAAATTCACAATCAGATGCAGAAAGTgaaactttatttaaatatagaCCCTAAACCTGATTTTGTTTTTTGAGGAAAAACCTGAAGGGAAGTGAAACtaaaagaaatcaaaagcatTTGGCTCTTTAGATAGTGTCTCTTAGCCTCTTGCTGGTAGCCTCTTTCCAAGGTGACCTAGCCAAGCAGTTTGTGGCTTTGACCATACCCATGTGCTGTTCCCAGCAGAATTTCTGTGTGCGCTTTCCATTTCTATTTTCCCATGTGCAGAACGGAAAGCCAAATAGCTGCAACGGACAGACTGGACTGGGATTTGCTCTGCACTAACACTAGTTTTTGAGATCGTCTATGGCATTTTCATTGCTACTGGCAAGCTCCAAAGGCCCTGATTACTGGCTGAAATGAACAGAGGGAAAATGTTTCAGGTGGTGCAAAGGAGGTGAGTTTTCTCCAGCTCCCCATCAGCCTCCTTCCTAGGGAGGGATTGGAGCCAGGGACAGGCAACTGCCTCCTCATACCGTGTATCATTAGTGTCATTCTACTGATTGCAGCGGTGTTTCATACAAGACAGATTTTGGACCGATGCCTTTTCGGACCTTATCCAAAGTCCAATTAGCTGGATGGACTCTTGTTGACCTCAGGCTGGGAACGGTTTTTACAGCCTCTCTTCTACCAGCTTTAATTCCTGGAGTCGTGGGGGAAGGTAGATGTCCTGGCTTTCAGAAATAGCTCAATGAGCACTCAGGTCCCATCTGCAGCGTGAAGGAGGGAATCTTGCTTTGGAGCTCTACAAAGACTTCACTGGGGGCAAAATGGACCAGTTGagaaaaaatggggggggaaaaaaaagtgccagTCCAGGGCAAGGTACTTGGATTGTACCAGCGCTCTTGGGAGATGCTTTTCTTCTAGTTCTTACCTGCCCCAAAAGAACTGTCATTCACACCTTTTATTACCTGGTGCAATCCAGCTCCCTGGAAACCCGATGAATACTTATTAGCAGCAACATAATAACTTTCCTTCTGACAGCAGTGGAAGTTCTTTCATCAAATCTGTCATAACTTGAAACGATCTTTCTATTCATAATTGTATCTCATTCTAGGTACAAGTCTGAGGAGGGATTAATACTCCTTTTAGATCAGTGTTCAGGgcctgaatttcattttcattaagtcctttttaattttcattcactTCTTAAGCCATCTTTGTGCTGCCAAACAGGAACAGAAATGCAAGTCTAAATGGACAGCAGGTCATAAACAACCAGCCTGTACGTGACCAGAACAGAAAGTTTGCACTGTAGAGAGCATTTGGGGTCCGCGTAATGTTTCTGGGGTCTCCTCTGCAGTGACTGAAGTTTGTGCATATACATAACGGCCTAAAGAAGACCCCATGTTCATTCAGAGTCCCAGGCAATCAGGGCCAATATGTCCTCTTTGGGACTAAAAGTTATTTAGCCCTTCTCAGGAGCGTGGGTAGTCAATAACCTGGGGATAAAGCATAAGGCATTTGATACATTATCAGAACATTAAAACTGGAGGACATGATTGCCTATAATACCTTCATGAAGGAGAAAGAGCACCATTAATAGGGGTATTATAATGGGCGGAAAGGAAAGGATTCATAAATATGAAGAAattactttacatttttatagGCCATTATTCTCCCTAGGATGAATGGCTTTCTTATTTTTAGAAgtaacttaaggaaaaaaaagagtctggGTGAAAAATCAGTGTTCAGGTTGTGCACATCTTACATTACTGTAATCCAAGCACCCGTTGAAGAAATCGTGGCCACTTGCATGATTCATGAAGAACAATTACTCAAGTTATTGGCTAGAAATTGCATTTggagaaaaaatgaagcaaacgATGCAACAATCCAGCCAATTCAGGATATCCTAGAGCTGACACCTCCGCAccacattttccttcaaaaagtTAGTGAAGTTAGTTCACTAAAGTGGCAGAAACACGTATTTGGTTGCAATATCCGTGGTTAGGTGAAACCTTCATGATGTGTGTGAATAAACAGAATTTCAGATTTGCAATCTGCTCATAACAGACAAGAAAGGACAGGAGAAGTAAAATAGGAAAGAGGCGGAGAGAAAGGAGTCCGAGAGGACTGCAAGAAAAGGACAACGAATTCAGCAGTATGGGGTTATGTTTGGAAGATAGCAGGCACAAAACCGGAGATCAGGtgaaggaaaaaccccaaaccagagaAATCAAATGTGcaacaggaaaggaaacaaacCTGGTAAGGATTTCCTTATAATAAGATCGTGTCAATCTGGAGAAAAGAATGATTTGTACCAAACTTCAGAGGAGAAGCAAATATAACTCTCGTGGTGGGGGGGAAGTCAAATCtgacacctaaaaaaaaaaaaaaagatacaaaaaggaTGAAGCTCAGAATTTAAGGCCTGTGAGGTAAAGTGAGAGGTTGTTTTTAGccatttgttttttcccttaaagaTAATTTTTGTGACCTTATTTTGTCAAATGTGACGATGACGGATTTGACTTCAGCTGCGCAGGTTTATCTTCTTGAGAAGACAGCAAACAACAGACTTGGCTTTGCTCTGCTACGGCCATGACTCACCAGAGCACAGGCTGGGAGGCTGCCTCTCCCACACATCATTCAGATCCCCGCATGGGAGGGACATCCATCCTCCTTCCCACCGCGATCCGACACGCTCGTTAGTGCCTGAAATGATGCATTAGTACCGCACCGAATGCCCTGAGGCTGCAAAACTGAGTACATTCCTCCTTGGTCATCCTTCACGACACCACTCTAGAGATGGACAGGAGCATCCTGAAAGCAACAGATTAAAACTGGAAGTATAAATTATTGTCTTTGTCTTCTGTACGGGGAACCTGCAAATCGTAACCTGGTTCGATTCAGAAATCGTGTTTTTCCTATTGGGTAGAAGAACCCAGAGATGATGACAGATGCGCAGACATCCTAACGGCTGGGAGGAAAACTGGTCTCACATCTTTGGAAACTTTGAAGTCCATAAATGTTTCACCTGAGGACAAGAAGATTGTCTCAGCCCTCCCCctctcaaaaccatttttttcagttcagcttcTTTGGCTCTGCTTTTAGCTTGGGTTCATTTTGAAACAGTTGACTGACAATTGATGAGTTTGAAACATTTCAGTTGAAAAGCTTGCGGTGATGTGTAGAAAAACGTAAATTGTTTTGATGCTTCTGACACTTCTTGCAAAATGCTCGCAAAGCAGAAAGCTGACCACGAGGCTGGGCGCAAGACCTGTTCTGTTGCGATAggtaattttgaaataaatgacttGTTCTTCCCGTAAGGCTTTCAAACCTCCCCACTCCAAAGCCATGAAAcacagcacagcccccggcctctgcaagtggaaccaggATGAAACCCAACAACCAAGTGTGAATTTAATCTGATGCTAAGGAAGAAATTCTGCATGTGCTAAATGGGCAGATCTATCTTCTGGGCAATATTTTggcaaacaaaactaaaatttgTGAATGGTGAAATGAGACATCTGAACCTGATGAAAAGGCAGTTAATTTCAGTGAATTTTGGTGATGAGGATGGCTGGCGGTTGTTTGTGTCCGTTATAACATTAGAATATGTTATTGTTGGAGAGCCGTTTAAATGTAATGAAAGGTTTCTTTGACTGAAACCACCCTTTAGCTAAGATTTAAAGAGACTATTCactttttctgtccctttttttcccctctgaatttCTGAGTAGGAagacaatattaaaatattaccaAAAGGGATTGTTTGTGCGGGTATTTCTGCCTGgcccaaaacaagaagaaaaagcaagcgaAAATGCCAATCTCCTTGCATTGAACTCAAACACTCCCGTTGTTCAGGCCCGTTTGAAAGGGTGTGTCTGTCTTTCTAACCAGAGCTGGCAATATGAACCCTTTAATGGGTGCTGCACCGGCAGAGCCCAGGCACGGTGCTGGTGAGGGTGCTATGCCCAAACCAGGGACACTGTTGTCTACCACGCTCAATCCAAGGCAAAACAGAtgattaaataatgtatttttgctCTTTACTGACCTTGGAAGTACCCTGACTTAAAATATAATCCATCAAGCTTTTTATTTACACCTTTTTTACCTGCTATGGACAACCTGCATCAAAAGTGCTGGTTTTCCAGTGACACCTGGCCTTCCCAGTGTCTGCCGGCAAAAAAAGCCAAATTCTTCCCATGCAGGGGTTTAGAGATGCCACAAACCTTTGCTAGGGAAGGGCAGAAACCATTAGTTCCAGTTCAGGGAGTTAAATGATGTGATTCTTTCTTCTTGTGTGCAActtct
Encoded proteins:
- the C1QTNF8 gene encoding complement C1q tumor necrosis factor-related protein 8, producing the protein MSAVFLLLLVSTANVGAVLEKGLPRREPRRLSCVRCCGPSEQPVSIISSRYTRMSSDPAYSVPKVQPTIDITILKGEKGEMGEKGYPGAVGKEGERGLRGLNGRKGQKGQPGPQGHSCKQLYAAFSVGRRKPLHSSDYFQHVTFDTEFVNLYKHFNMFSGKFFCYVAGVYYFSLNVHTWNFKETYLHLMKNEKEVAILYAQPSDRSIMQSQSLMLDLQEGEEVWVRMFKRERENAIYSEESDVYIIFNGHLIKPAVE